Sequence from the Deinococcus misasensis DSM 22328 genome:
CCCCACAGATTCCCGCGATGTAACGGCCAAATTGCAGGGTTTCTTCTTCGTCGAAGGTGCCATCTGGTTTTTTGGTGGCCCGGAGGTACTGGTACAGGGTGACCATCAGTTTCATGGTGGCATCGAGCTTGAAAGGAGCGTCCTGTTGCCCGGAAAGCTGCAAGGCGTATTTGATGGCGAGTTCCAGAGCGGCCATGTCCACCACTTCGGCCTGACGGTAACGGAATCCGCCGCCGGTGGCCAGCCATTCGAGGGAGCAGTTGGCGGCTCTGGCGATCTGGTTGGCTCTGGACAGGCTGGGTTCGGCTCCGTTGAGGTACTTGCGGATCAGGGCTTCCCCGAGTCCGACTTTGCGGGCAAAGGCTGCCACACTTTGCTCACCGATGAGTTCTCTGAGGCGTTGCGCGAAGGTGCTGGTGGGGGTTTCAGAAGTTGAAGTTTCCATACTTTAGTACGAGAAATAGAACCGTGGTATTGATTTCTGTTCGAAATCCCGTAAGATGATTGTACATCCCTTCGGAAAAGGAGACCCCATGAAACACATCCTCAGCCTTGGCGAGCAGGAAGCCACATTGGCACTGAACGCCGTCCATGCCGAATTGCAAAAACGGCAGACCCCTGCCGTGATCGCCATTGCCGATGCACACGGAGAACTTCTGGCCTTGAAACGCATGGACGGTGCAGGCTTGCCTTCCATTCAGGTGGCCACCAACAAGGCCTACACCGCAGCCCGACTGGGCGAAACCACCGGACAGACCGGACAGGCATCCCGAGAACAGGGCTGGAGCTTCACAAATTACGGCGAACTCCGGTACGTGGGCTGGGATGGCGGGGTCCCTGTGCTGTTCCAGAATCAGGTGGTGGGCAGCGTGGCCGTCAGTGGACTCCCTCCAGAGGAAGACCGCCAGGTGGCCGAAATTGGAGTGCAAGCCGTCCTGCACAGCCTGCAACCAGAGGTGCACCTGTGAAACCTGTTCAGCTTTCTCCGATTGTGGCCGGAGCATGGCGCATGGCCGACTGGAACTGGACCAAGGAACAACGCCTGCGTTGGATTGAGCAGTGCCTTGAACGGGGGGTCACCAGCTTCGACCATGCCGACATTTATGGCAATTACAGCGTGGAACAGCTGTTTGGAGAGGCTCTGGCTTTGCGCCCTGAACTCAGGTCACAGATGCAACTGGTCAGCAAATGCGGGATCAAATTGATCTCAGACCAGAGGCCAGAGCACCACATCAAAAGTTACGACCACTCTAAAAAACACATCCTGAACTCGGTGGACCAGTCCTTAAAGGCCCTCCAAACCGATCATCTGGATGTGCTGCTGCTGCACCGCCCGAGCCCTCTGATGCACGCCGATGAGGTCGCCGAAGCATTCAGCCTACTCAAAGCTGAGGGAAAAGTGCTGCATTTCGGGGTGTCCAACTTCACCCCTGCCCAGTTTGATTTGCTGAACAGCCGTTTTGAACTGGTCACCAACCAGATTGAGCTTTCCCCATTGCATCTGGACCCCTTGCATGACGGGACCCTCGATCAGGCCCAGCAACTGAAGGCCCCTCCAATGGTGTGGTCTCCTCTGGCACAGGGCCGCATTTTCACGGAACATTCAGAGCGGGCAAAACGGGTCAGAAGCACCCTTGAAAAGCTGGCCCAGAGTCTGGGGGTTGCGGTATCCACTGTGGTGTACGCATGGATTTTGAAGCATCCGGCTCGGCCCATCCCGATCACTGGGTCCCACCGGATCGAAGCCATCGATGAAGCGGTGAAGGCTCTGGAGGTCCACCTGACCGATGAACAGTGGTTTGAGGTGTGGCAGGCCTCTCAAGGCCACGAAGTGCCCTGAAAGTGAAAAAGCGCCAGCAGTGCTGGCGC
This genomic interval carries:
- a CDS encoding helix-turn-helix domain-containing protein, producing METSTSETPTSTFAQRLRELIGEQSVAAFARKVGLGEALIRKYLNGAEPSLSRANQIARAANCSLEWLATGGGFRYRQAEVVDMAALELAIKYALQLSGQQDAPFKLDATMKLMVTLYQYLRATKKPDGTFDEEETLQFGRYIAGICGV
- a CDS encoding GlcG/HbpS family heme-binding protein, encoding MKHILSLGEQEATLALNAVHAELQKRQTPAVIAIADAHGELLALKRMDGAGLPSIQVATNKAYTAARLGETTGQTGQASREQGWSFTNYGELRYVGWDGGVPVLFQNQVVGSVAVSGLPPEEDRQVAEIGVQAVLHSLQPEVHL
- a CDS encoding aldo/keto reductase, encoding MKPVQLSPIVAGAWRMADWNWTKEQRLRWIEQCLERGVTSFDHADIYGNYSVEQLFGEALALRPELRSQMQLVSKCGIKLISDQRPEHHIKSYDHSKKHILNSVDQSLKALQTDHLDVLLLHRPSPLMHADEVAEAFSLLKAEGKVLHFGVSNFTPAQFDLLNSRFELVTNQIELSPLHLDPLHDGTLDQAQQLKAPPMVWSPLAQGRIFTEHSERAKRVRSTLEKLAQSLGVAVSTVVYAWILKHPARPIPITGSHRIEAIDEAVKALEVHLTDEQWFEVWQASQGHEVP